A section of the Quatrionicoccus australiensis genome encodes:
- a CDS encoding chemotaxis protein CheW, protein MAKYKGIEVRDNVRQLLPHMPLIEEYREMLQSLQAVWDNLNLLGQMSGTTAEIGQTREAFASLTGELLNNLAEQTLAKREQEMKARSQVVIDILIRNLFERTADIGFLSTDDAIRQFAANPGEPWALQQRFREYVRKYSVYEDVVLLDRNGRILARLKPDERITGIHDDWVRAAATTSAPYVEAYGPSELFPGQAQSLIYAYKITSGLGDTLAVLALCFRFGDEMTRIFQGLAQADDAGVMALLDAGGQVIASSDRWQVPLGAELQVASGSLQRLRFAGRSYLAFASDTKGYQGYMGPGWRGLVLMPVDHAFEIHDDHQLDAIEPALLASVMAGGRAFSEALRAIPQQAEGIQRDLSRAVWNGTVRQGSSAAAVNSAFSKILLREISRIGMSMREVFSRSIGNLQATVLSSLLADSQFFAALAIDIMDRNLYERANDCRWWALDGNIRAQLANPDNKNRQAEMEKIIAYINSLYTVYDNILLFDDEGCVQAVANPNYASLVGKTLDAPWVADCLALPDSQSYTVSEFGRSPLYASRPTYIYLAALRAPDDSRVTGGIAIVFDSEPQFSAMLNDSLPREASGEPVAGSFAVFVDDAARIIASTDSNYRIGETLTLPDELLKPAASGCSRLIALDGQVMAVGARPSTGYREYKGKEDSYRNALSALVFIPLGAYDAQARLGNDSGEVVARRASPAADVAIREIATFHLGGHWLGLPVSAVVEAIELNGAACLANAPKQVYGALIYRNEALPIYNLHAALGLDESDEAGVGQQVVVVRGENGKLFGILVDQLGEVMETPLSDIEDLANIYVGIASVLASVVKTAPGTNAPMLVLLSVASMSEQLRGRSEAATQPA, encoded by the coding sequence GTGGCGAAATACAAGGGAATCGAAGTCAGGGACAACGTGCGGCAACTGCTGCCCCACATGCCGCTGATCGAGGAATACCGCGAAATGCTGCAGTCGCTGCAGGCGGTCTGGGACAATCTCAACCTGCTCGGCCAGATGTCAGGCACCACCGCCGAGATCGGTCAGACCCGCGAAGCCTTCGCCAGCCTGACCGGCGAACTGCTCAACAACCTCGCCGAACAGACGCTGGCCAAGCGTGAACAGGAAATGAAGGCGCGCTCGCAGGTGGTGATCGACATCCTGATCCGCAACCTGTTCGAGCGCACCGCCGACATCGGCTTTCTGTCCACCGACGACGCGATCCGCCAGTTTGCTGCCAACCCCGGCGAGCCCTGGGCGCTGCAACAGCGCTTCCGGGAATATGTCCGCAAGTATTCGGTGTACGAAGATGTCGTGCTGCTCGACCGCAACGGCCGCATTCTAGCCCGCCTCAAACCGGACGAGCGGATCACCGGTATCCACGATGACTGGGTACGTGCCGCTGCAACAACCAGTGCGCCCTATGTCGAGGCCTACGGCCCTTCCGAACTCTTCCCCGGCCAGGCGCAATCGCTGATCTACGCCTACAAGATCACTTCCGGGCTGGGCGATACGCTGGCCGTGCTCGCCCTGTGCTTTCGCTTCGGCGACGAGATGACGCGCATCTTCCAGGGCCTGGCCCAGGCCGACGATGCCGGCGTGATGGCGCTGCTCGATGCCGGCGGCCAGGTCATCGCCAGCAGCGACCGCTGGCAGGTGCCGCTCGGCGCCGAACTGCAGGTCGCCTCGGGCAGCCTGCAGCGCCTGCGCTTCGCCGGCCGCAGCTATCTCGCCTTCGCCAGCGACACCAAGGGCTACCAGGGCTACATGGGGCCAGGCTGGCGTGGCCTGGTGCTGATGCCGGTCGATCACGCCTTCGAGATTCACGACGACCACCAGCTCGATGCCATCGAACCCGCCCTGCTCGCCTCGGTGATGGCGGGCGGACGCGCTTTTTCCGAGGCCCTGCGCGCCATTCCGCAGCAGGCCGAAGGCATCCAGCGCGACCTCAGCCGCGCCGTCTGGAACGGCACGGTACGCCAGGGCAGCTCGGCGGCAGCGGTCAACAGCGCTTTTTCGAAGATTTTGCTGCGCGAGATCAGCCGCATCGGCATGAGCATGCGCGAAGTCTTCTCGCGCTCGATCGGCAACCTGCAGGCGACGGTGCTCTCCTCGCTGCTCGCCGACAGCCAGTTCTTCGCGGCGCTGGCGATCGACATCATGGACCGCAATCTCTACGAGCGCGCCAACGACTGCCGCTGGTGGGCGCTCGACGGCAACATCCGCGCCCAGCTCGCCAACCCGGACAACAAGAACCGCCAGGCGGAGATGGAAAAGATCATCGCCTACATCAACAGCCTGTACACGGTCTACGACAACATCCTGCTCTTCGATGACGAAGGTTGCGTCCAAGCCGTTGCCAACCCGAACTACGCCAGCCTGGTCGGCAAGACGCTGGACGCGCCCTGGGTGGCCGACTGCCTGGCCCTGCCCGACAGCCAGTCCTACACGGTATCGGAGTTCGGACGCAGCCCGCTCTATGCCTCGCGCCCGACCTACATCTACCTGGCCGCGCTGCGCGCCCCGGACGACAGCCGGGTCACCGGCGGCATCGCCATCGTCTTCGACAGCGAACCGCAGTTCAGCGCCATGCTCAACGATTCCCTGCCGCGCGAAGCCTCCGGCGAGCCGGTCGCCGGCAGCTTTGCCGTCTTCGTCGATGACGCCGCGCGCATTATCGCCTCGACCGACAGCAACTACCGGATCGGCGAAACCCTGACCTTACCGGACGAGCTTCTCAAGCCGGCAGCGTCAGGCTGTTCCCGGCTGATTGCGCTGGACGGCCAGGTGATGGCGGTCGGCGCCCGGCCGTCCACCGGCTACCGCGAATACAAGGGCAAGGAAGACAGTTATCGCAATGCGCTCAGCGCGCTGGTCTTCATCCCGCTCGGCGCCTACGACGCCCAGGCCCGCCTCGGCAATGACAGCGGTGAAGTTGTTGCGCGCCGTGCCAGTCCGGCGGCCGACGTCGCCATCCGCGAAATCGCCACCTTCCATCTCGGCGGCCACTGGCTGGGCCTGCCGGTCAGTGCGGTGGTCGAGGCGATCGAGTTGAATGGCGCGGCCTGCCTGGCCAATGCACCGAAACAAGTCTACGGCGCGCTGATCTACCGCAATGAGGCCCTGCCCATCTACAACCTGCACGCCGCGCTCGGTCTCGACGAAAGTGACGAAGCCGGTGTCGGCCAGCAGGTGGTCGTGGTGCGCGGCGAAAATGGCAAGCTGTTCGGCATCCTGGTCGACCAGCTGGGCGAAGTCATGGAAACGCCGCTCAGCGATATCGAAGACCTGGCGAACATCTATGTCGGCATTGCCTCGGTGCTGGCTTCCGTCGTCAAGACCGCACCCGGCACCAATGCGCCGATGCTGGTCCTGCTGTCGGTGGCGAGCATGAGCGAACAATTGCGCGGCCGCAGCGAGGCGGCGACCCAGCCAGCCTGA
- a CDS encoding YkgJ family cysteine cluster protein, with amino-acid sequence MTAPSLPDDSPAVACSNCAACCCQLEVMLIGDAGVPARFTDENDWGGAVMRRLDDGWCAALDRDTMRCTIYELRPDICRAFEMGDRDCLEQRTLYFMRPAGACAG; translated from the coding sequence ATGACCGCCCCCAGCCTTCCTGACGACAGCCCGGCCGTAGCCTGCAGCAATTGCGCGGCCTGCTGCTGCCAGCTTGAAGTCATGCTGATCGGCGATGCCGGCGTGCCGGCCCGCTTCACCGACGAAAACGACTGGGGCGGGGCGGTGATGCGCCGCCTTGACGACGGCTGGTGTGCGGCGCTCGATCGCGACACGATGCGCTGCACGATCTATGAACTGCGTCCCGACATCTGCCGTGCTTTCGAAATGGGCGACCGCGATTGCCTCGAGCAGCGCACACTCTATTTCATGCGCCCGGCGGGCGCCTGTGCCGGATAA
- a CDS encoding VF530 family protein, with protein MTDPTTNKQPNNPLHGVTLEKMLLELVDRYGWEEMGRQIEIRCFILDPSIASSLKFLRRTPWARAKVEALYLDMKYETP; from the coding sequence ATGACCGACCCAACCACGAACAAGCAGCCGAACAATCCCCTGCACGGGGTCACCCTGGAAAAAATGCTCCTGGAACTGGTCGACCGTTACGGCTGGGAAGAAATGGGGCGCCAGATCGAAATCCGCTGCTTCATCCTCGACCCCAGCATCGCCTCCAGCCTCAAGTTCCTGCGCCGCACGCCCTGGGCGCGGGCCAAGGTGGAAGCGCTTTACCTCGACATGAAATACGAAACGCCATGA